A single region of the Sulfitobacter geojensis genome encodes:
- a CDS encoding putative quinol monooxygenase yields the protein MYAVVVSFEIKPEAMPEFMPLMLANARQSLELEEGCQQFDVATDPLRAGEVFLYELYTDRAAFDLHLSAAHFKTFDSAVAKMIVTKDVRTFAEVAQ from the coding sequence ATGTACGCCGTTGTCGTGAGTTTCGAAATCAAGCCGGAAGCGATGCCCGAATTCATGCCGCTGATGCTTGCCAATGCCAGGCAGTCGCTGGAGCTGGAAGAAGGGTGTCAGCAATTCGATGTGGCAACCGACCCGCTGCGCGCCGGTGAAGTGTTCCTGTATGAACTGTACACCGACCGCGCCGCTTTCGATCTTCATCTGTCCGCAGCGCATTTCAAAACCTTCGACAGCGCTGTTGCAAAGATGATTGTGACCAAAGACGTCAGG
- a CDS encoding TRAP transporter large permease, which translates to MILLFIVAVFLITVFLGVPLVWAILLTAILPIFVFDLSGYPLQAVYLNFIGGVEPNHFLAIPLFIVAGELMSRGGVGLRIIGFARAAFGFMPGGLGMVVVGASMIFGGISGSAIADSAAIGSVMIKNMAKEGYHRPFAAGLVAAAGTIGIIIPPSIPMLIYGFVGNVSVADLFLAGMIPGVIFGLFFMGVCYYVGKSTGCDPGGRTTSKGELWRSFVGTAPALFMPVLILGGIFTGWVTPTEAAALAVVYGLFVTIVIYRDFSLRDLPGLMIDAFVTSAVVMVVIGATTVLGWMITLEQLPQILVAFVQELSSSPWVFLLLVNIVMLVLGLVLDPVPAILLTAPLFLPTAQTFGVDPVHLGVIMTCNVAVGLFTPPVGATLYVAARISGDGVLAIARAMAPLYIAALCALLLVTYVPAVSMTMVDLFR; encoded by the coding sequence ATGATCTTGCTTTTTATTGTTGCGGTTTTTCTGATTACCGTCTTCCTTGGTGTCCCGCTGGTCTGGGCAATTCTGCTGACTGCGATCCTGCCGATTTTTGTGTTCGATCTGTCAGGGTATCCGCTTCAGGCTGTTTATCTGAACTTTATCGGCGGGGTAGAGCCAAACCATTTCCTTGCCATACCGTTGTTCATCGTCGCGGGTGAGTTGATGTCGCGTGGCGGCGTCGGGCTGCGGATCATCGGGTTTGCGCGCGCGGCCTTCGGGTTCATGCCGGGGGGGCTGGGCATGGTCGTTGTCGGGGCGTCGATGATTTTTGGCGGGATATCTGGGTCCGCCATCGCCGACTCTGCGGCAATCGGATCGGTGATGATCAAGAACATGGCGAAAGAGGGCTACCACCGTCCTTTCGCCGCCGGTCTGGTCGCTGCTGCGGGCACCATCGGGATTATTATTCCGCCCTCCATTCCGATGCTGATTTATGGCTTTGTCGGCAACGTGTCGGTTGCCGATCTGTTCCTAGCCGGCATGATCCCGGGCGTGATCTTTGGCCTCTTTTTTATGGGCGTGTGTTACTATGTCGGCAAGTCCACGGGCTGTGATCCCGGCGGGCGGACCACCAGCAAAGGCGAGCTGTGGCGGTCGTTTGTCGGTACGGCACCGGCACTGTTCATGCCTGTTTTGATTCTCGGCGGTATTTTCACAGGCTGGGTCACACCTACCGAAGCTGCCGCCCTTGCCGTGGTTTACGGGTTATTCGTGACCATCGTGATCTACCGCGACTTCAGTTTGCGCGACCTGCCGGGCCTGATGATCGACGCCTTTGTCACCTCCGCTGTCGTGATGGTCGTGATCGGCGCGACAACGGTTCTGGGCTGGATGATCACGCTGGAACAATTGCCGCAAATCCTTGTGGCGTTTGTTCAGGAGCTGTCGAGCAGCCCGTGGGTTTTCCTGCTGCTGGTCAACATCGTGATGCTGGTTCTTGGTCTTGTGCTTGATCCGGTGCCTGCAATTCTGCTGACGGCACCGTTGTTCCTGCCCACTGCGCAGACCTTTGGTGTAGACCCCGTGCATTTGGGCGTGATCATGACCTGCAACGTGGCCGTCGGATTGTTCACGCCGCCTGTCGGGGCCACACTTTATGTCGCGGCGCGTATTTCCGGTGACGGGGTGCTCGCCATCGCGCGCGCCATGGCACCGCTTTACATTGCAGCGCTCTGTGCTTTGTTGCTTGTCACCTATGTGCCCGCCGTCTCGATGACGATGGTGGACCTGTTTCGTTAG
- a CDS encoding TRAP transporter small permease, producing MDYRPHYPLALRMLSTLIDSFLALGGLCIVTLVFTNALLRGAAGFDLAWSLEVTAFLLLWTTFLGAAAAMARGAHMRVTEIVENLVPRIAQRGLALVIDLIILALLCSLIWYGVSIAGHSWAQKTTVLYWPVGLLYASLPVGMSLALVFHVFNLVGDLRRPADWAKTDSDLDAPL from the coding sequence ATGGATTACAGGCCGCATTATCCGCTCGCATTGCGCATGCTTAGCACTTTGATCGACAGTTTTCTGGCGCTGGGGGGGCTGTGCATTGTGACGCTGGTGTTCACAAATGCCTTGCTGCGCGGTGCTGCGGGTTTCGATCTGGCGTGGTCACTTGAGGTGACAGCCTTTTTGTTGTTGTGGACGACATTTCTGGGGGCCGCGGCCGCCATGGCGCGCGGCGCGCACATGCGGGTGACTGAAATTGTCGAAAACCTTGTTCCCCGCATCGCACAGCGCGGACTGGCGCTGGTGATTGATCTTATCATTTTGGCGCTCCTCTGTTCGTTGATCTGGTACGGCGTTTCGATCGCCGGTCACAGCTGGGCGCAGAAAACCACTGTGCTCTATTGGCCTGTCGGGTTGCTCTATGCCTCCTTGCCGGTGGGGATGTCCCTGGCGCTGGTGTTTCACGTTTTCAATCTTGTCGGGGATCTGCGTCGTCCCGCCGATTGGGCAAAAACAGATTCTGATTTGGATGCGCCGCTATGA
- a CDS encoding TRAP transporter substrate-binding protein — MRVSLFKLAAATAIAAVMGTGAFAQTVLRFSHTDNPGGSRQAAAEVFAEKVKEYTDGRYDIRIFPAGQLANDPKAIEQLILGGVDFTVSATGSYATHLASLNLTAMPFLVDTYEQGWELYDNSAWLQGEFDKLPDVGFRVLSTWEAGFRSFTTSSPLASPTDAQSMKMRVYPNDMIRWSMEAIGFQTVVMPITDVYLAIQQGTVNGQENPVDTIKSLRFYEVAPNVTLTRHVYSPLPLTVSEATWAKFSPEDQEAVRKAANDAAAFSRDLVKNSVDSQIEEMKAAGAKVSVPEIGPFRDAVASVYDKARGVYGAEEVDKILADAAAIREKMPSK; from the coding sequence ATGAGAGTTTCGTTGTTTAAATTGGCTGCTGCGACAGCTATCGCCGCCGTCATGGGGACGGGGGCATTCGCACAAACCGTTTTGAGGTTTAGCCACACAGATAACCCCGGTGGGTCACGTCAGGCCGCCGCAGAGGTGTTTGCGGAGAAGGTCAAGGAATACACCGATGGCCGCTACGACATCCGCATCTTTCCTGCGGGACAACTTGCCAATGATCCAAAAGCGATTGAACAGCTGATCCTTGGCGGCGTTGACTTTACCGTTTCTGCAACAGGGTCATACGCGACGCATCTCGCATCATTGAACCTGACCGCGATGCCGTTTCTCGTGGATACCTATGAGCAGGGTTGGGAGCTGTACGACAATTCCGCATGGTTGCAGGGCGAGTTTGATAAGCTCCCCGACGTCGGTTTCCGCGTGCTGTCCACGTGGGAAGCCGGTTTCCGCTCCTTTACCACCAGCAGCCCCTTGGCTTCGCCTACCGATGCGCAATCTATGAAAATGCGGGTCTATCCCAACGATATGATCCGTTGGAGCATGGAAGCCATCGGGTTCCAAACCGTCGTCATGCCGATCACCGACGTCTACCTTGCCATCCAGCAAGGCACTGTGAACGGTCAGGAAAATCCGGTCGATACAATCAAATCACTGCGCTTTTACGAGGTGGCACCAAACGTCACACTGACACGTCATGTTTACAGCCCACTGCCGCTGACCGTGTCCGAAGCGACCTGGGCCAAGTTTTCGCCCGAAGATCAGGAAGCGGTGAGAAAAGCTGCCAATGATGCCGCTGCGTTCAGCCGTGATCTGGTGAAAAACTCTGTCGACAGCCAGATCGAGGAAATGAAGGCAGCCGGCGCGAAAGTTTCTGTGCCTGAAATCGGTCCGTTCCGCGATGCGGTGGCCAGTGTCTATGACAAGGCGCGCGGCGTCTATGGAGCCGAGGAAGTCGACAAAATCCTCGCGGATGCTGCTGCTATTCGTGAAAAAATGCCGTCCAAGTAA